One window of the Geoalkalibacter sp. genome contains the following:
- a CDS encoding winged helix-turn-helix transcriptional regulator, producing the protein MKTLTKDKSAGARKSVYRRLEEVIGCKWSVSVLMAVRAGVRRPGQLERCIEGISTKVLAERLRKLTAYGLLSRDVFAEMPPRTEYQLTEKGRELTRIIEQIHALDQRG; encoded by the coding sequence ATGAAAACACTGACAAAGGATAAATCCGCCGGTGCCCGCAAAAGCGTCTATCGGCGGCTTGAGGAAGTCATCGGCTGCAAGTGGTCGGTCTCGGTGCTCATGGCGGTGCGCGCGGGCGTGCGGCGCCCGGGCCAGCTTGAGCGATGCATCGAGGGCATTTCCACCAAGGTTCTCGCGGAGCGCCTGCGCAAGCTCACCGCCTACGGGCTGCTGTCACGGGATGTCTTTGCCGAAATGCCGCCGCGCACCGAATATCAGTTGACGGAAAAAGGCCGAGAACTGACCCGGATCATCGAGCAGATTCATGCGCTGGATCAACGCGGATAG
- a CDS encoding thioredoxin family protein translates to MNRSKAIFYHAGCPVCRQAEDNLAKALDSSRYDLEIVHLGENKTRIAEAEASGVKSVPALVLDGTPFHINFGADLKALKS, encoded by the coding sequence ATGAACCGCAGCAAAGCAATCTTCTATCATGCGGGATGCCCGGTGTGTCGTCAGGCCGAGGACAACCTGGCAAAGGCCCTTGATTCCTCGCGCTACGATCTCGAAATCGTGCATCTGGGCGAAAACAAAACACGCATCGCCGAGGCCGAGGCCAGCGGCGTCAAATCGGTGCCGGCCCTGGTGCTGGACGGAACCCCCTTCCACATCAACTTCGGCGCCGACCTCAAGGCGCTTAAATCCTGA
- a CDS encoding ribonuclease Z, which produces MSPPFNVCEPLFYSGLMDDPLLLVRMRPLGRALLLDCGQIQHLAKRVLRSIDAVFISHAHMDHFMGVDTLVRHVLVSPRTIDLYGPPGIAERFANKLGAYEWNLAEDFWCTFRVHEVGEERLRTVEFAGPEGFVGRYAGERAREGRTLYANPYLRVDGVFCDHKIPVLVYRITERAGFAVDETRLATAGLLPGPWIRELKRLFFAGNLNAGGLRVAHRSDGGVVEVWEPEAAALYEKIRATQRPASIGYFSDIGMTPENRRRLKELLHEVTLLIGECTFLAQDEARARAAYHLCSTDVNALLDELRPAWFLPMHLSKSYLGQSERLFRELEPPPGTTILRLPERLTPRPLIPADLPLAARGRG; this is translated from the coding sequence ATGTCGCCGCCATTCAACGTCTGCGAACCGCTCTTTTATTCCGGCCTGATGGACGATCCCCTGCTGCTGGTGCGGATGCGCCCCCTGGGGCGCGCTCTGCTGCTGGATTGCGGGCAGATCCAGCACCTGGCCAAGAGGGTGTTGCGCTCCATTGACGCGGTGTTCATCAGTCATGCCCACATGGATCATTTCATGGGGGTGGATACCCTGGTGCGCCATGTGCTGGTGTCGCCACGCACCATCGATCTGTATGGCCCTCCCGGCATCGCGGAGCGCTTCGCCAACAAACTCGGTGCCTATGAGTGGAATCTGGCGGAGGATTTCTGGTGTACCTTTCGCGTGCATGAGGTTGGTGAGGAACGACTTCGCACGGTCGAGTTCGCGGGTCCCGAGGGGTTTGTCGGCCGTTACGCCGGGGAGCGCGCCCGTGAAGGCCGCACCCTGTACGCCAACCCTTATCTGAGAGTGGACGGCGTTTTCTGCGACCACAAGATCCCGGTTCTTGTCTACCGCATCACGGAGCGGGCAGGATTTGCCGTCGATGAAACACGCCTGGCGACGGCCGGACTGCTCCCCGGCCCCTGGATCAGGGAGCTCAAGCGACTTTTCTTCGCAGGCAATTTGAACGCAGGCGGGCTGCGGGTTGCGCATCGCTCGGATGGGGGCGTGGTCGAGGTTTGGGAGCCCGAAGCCGCCGCGCTCTACGAAAAGATTCGCGCAACGCAGAGACCGGCGAGCATCGGCTATTTCAGCGATATCGGCATGACACCGGAAAATCGCCGGCGCCTAAAGGAGTTGCTGCACGAAGTCACCCTGCTCATCGGCGAATGCACCTTTCTGGCGCAGGATGAGGCACGCGCGCGCGCCGCTTACCATCTGTGCAGCACCGATGTCAACGCGCTGCTCGATGAATTGCGGCCCGCCTGGTTTTTGCCCATGCACCTTTCCAAAAGCTATCTCGGCCAGAGCGAGCGGCTCTTTCGCGAACTGGAGCCGCCCCCCGGCACGACCATCCTACGTCTCCCCGAGCGCCTGACGCCGCGTCCCCTGATCCCCGCCGATCTACCCTTGGCGGCTCGGGGACGCGGATGA
- a CDS encoding HDOD domain-containing protein, with translation MVKPVRIDEVLDAEILPTLPAVAVKVLSIDPETGAADMARVIGADPALAARILKTANSPLYAPLSPVSSIKRAIALLGDRQVRTLTLAFSLVPLQNALLDFSRFWEHSLATAVGTRHLLRILSPRHAEDGFTAGLLANIGAILLAGAQPAKYQGILKSSLHKGVSIKDIEREVFGFDHTEIGTAAARRWKFPSSFQAVIAHHHDPEQFQGNEESRRLVQAVHLAGMFADMFHTDRPELPKGKFQRAVKEMPDLRNMIFEDFFRSVEEETQEAAAWMGIHLSPTRSVAEILEQANQKLVAISAEYEEAIQWLYRTQIDLIQLAKEDQAGTKDKK, from the coding sequence ATGGTTAAGCCGGTTCGTATCGATGAAGTGCTGGACGCCGAGATCTTGCCGACTTTGCCGGCCGTCGCCGTCAAGGTTCTTTCCATCGACCCTGAAACCGGGGCGGCGGACATGGCGCGCGTCATCGGGGCGGATCCGGCGCTCGCGGCTCGCATCCTCAAGACCGCCAATTCCCCCCTCTATGCGCCGCTGTCTCCGGTGAGCAGCATCAAGCGCGCCATCGCCCTGCTGGGCGATCGGCAGGTTCGCACCCTGACCCTGGCTTTTTCCCTGGTCCCTCTGCAAAATGCCCTCCTCGATTTTTCCCGTTTCTGGGAGCATTCCCTGGCGACGGCCGTCGGAACGCGCCACCTGCTCAGAATCCTGAGCCCCCGACATGCCGAGGACGGCTTCACCGCGGGTCTTCTGGCCAATATCGGCGCGATCCTGCTCGCCGGCGCCCAGCCCGCCAAATATCAGGGCATCCTCAAGAGTTCCCTGCACAAGGGCGTCTCCATCAAGGATATCGAGCGCGAGGTGTTCGGCTTCGATCATACCGAGATCGGGACCGCCGCCGCGCGGCGCTGGAAATTTCCGAGCAGCTTTCAGGCCGTCATCGCCCATCACCATGACCCGGAACAATTCCAGGGCAATGAAGAGAGCCGACGACTGGTGCAGGCCGTCCATCTCGCGGGAATGTTCGCCGATATGTTCCACACGGATCGGCCCGAACTGCCCAAAGGCAAGTTTCAGCGCGCCGTCAAGGAGATGCCCGATCTCAGAAACATGATTTTCGAGGATTTTTTCCGAAGCGTCGAGGAGGAAACCCAGGAGGCCGCCGCGTGGATGGGAATTCATCTCTCCCCAACCCGTTCCGTGGCGGAGATCCTGGAACAGGCTAACCAGAAGCTTGTGGCCATCAGCGCCGAATACGAAGAGGCGATCCAGTGGCTTTATCGCACTCAGATCGACCTGATCCAACTCGCCAAGGAGGATCAGGCCGGCACGAAGGACAAAAAATGA
- a CDS encoding ComEA family DNA-binding protein, giving the protein MKWSAGVLPLVTLMLLLIALNVGRQLFPREGPPAVLLAETDLIWIELGEGFARSGVYQFSDAQWWEGVISLTNLDCAGNYSGEIPDLVMPSAGIKLDLSCSDLNSLHISSAWMRAAKRMALGIPLHPDRMNLEDWQALPGIGPRLAERIEQDRQKNGDYGDFEALRRVSGIGPKRIDDWRGYF; this is encoded by the coding sequence GTGAAATGGTCGGCCGGGGTCTTGCCCCTGGTGACCCTGATGCTATTGCTCATCGCGCTCAATGTCGGCCGGCAGCTCTTTCCTCGCGAAGGACCGCCGGCCGTTTTGCTTGCGGAGACTGACCTGATCTGGATTGAGTTAGGCGAGGGTTTTGCTCGATCCGGGGTGTATCAATTTTCTGACGCTCAATGGTGGGAGGGCGTCATTTCGTTGACGAATCTTGATTGCGCAGGGAATTACTCGGGAGAGATTCCCGATCTCGTCATGCCAAGTGCCGGGATAAAACTTGATCTTTCGTGTAGTGATTTGAATTCATTGCATATTTCGAGTGCGTGGATGCGTGCGGCCAAGCGCATGGCTCTCGGAATTCCCCTGCATCCGGATCGCATGAACCTTGAAGACTGGCAGGCATTGCCCGGCATCGGGCCACGACTGGCGGAACGCATCGAACAGGATCGTCAAAAAAATGGCGATTATGGTGACTTTGAGGCGCTGCGGCGGGTTTCCGGGATCGGGCCAAAGCGTATTGACGACTGGCGTGGTTATTTTTAA
- the cimA gene encoding citramalate synthase: MSLIHLYDTTLRDGTQAEDVSFLVADKIRIAEKLDELGIHYIEGGWPGSNPKDISFFKEIKKVRLKQAKIAAFGSTRRAKTTPDKDNNIRTLVQAEPDTVTIFGKTWDFHVHEALRISLDENLELINDSLAYLKSHVGEVVYDAEHFFDGYKANPAYALQTLKAAEAAGVDCIVLCDTNGGTLPHEIPAIMEAVRAAVGTPLGIHAHNDSECAVANSLMAVACGAVHVQGTINGFGERCGNANLCSIIPALKLKFKHDCISDEQLKTLRVLSRTIYELANLVPNKHQPYVGNSAFAHKGGVHVSAIQRHAETYEHIRPELVGNVTRVLVSDLSGRSNILAKAEQFNINLDSKDPLTQEILENIKDLENKGFQFEGAEASFELLMRRALGTLRPFFSVIGFRVLDSKRVEEEKAQSEATVQVKVGGRIEHTAAEGNGPVNALDHALRKALESFYPQLRDMRLLDYKVRVLPAGKGTASVTRVLIESGDKTGRWGTVGVSDNIIDASYQALIDAFQYKLVKDQENAE, translated from the coding sequence ATGAGCCTGATCCATCTGTATGATACAACCCTGCGCGACGGCACCCAGGCCGAGGATGTCTCTTTTCTGGTGGCGGACAAGATCCGCATCGCCGAGAAACTCGACGAACTCGGCATCCACTACATCGAGGGCGGCTGGCCCGGCTCCAATCCCAAGGACATCAGCTTTTTCAAGGAAATCAAGAAGGTTCGCCTGAAACAGGCGAAAATCGCCGCGTTTGGCTCGACGCGGCGCGCCAAGACCACTCCGGACAAGGACAACAACATCCGTACCCTGGTCCAGGCCGAGCCCGACACCGTCACTATCTTCGGCAAGACCTGGGATTTTCACGTGCATGAGGCGCTGCGCATTTCCCTGGACGAGAATCTTGAGCTGATCAACGATTCCCTGGCCTACCTCAAGAGCCATGTCGGCGAGGTGGTCTACGACGCCGAGCATTTCTTCGATGGCTACAAGGCCAACCCCGCCTACGCCCTGCAAACCCTCAAGGCGGCCGAGGCGGCGGGGGTCGACTGCATCGTGCTCTGCGATACCAACGGCGGAACCCTGCCCCACGAGATCCCCGCGATCATGGAGGCGGTGCGGGCCGCCGTCGGCACGCCCCTAGGCATTCACGCCCACAACGACAGCGAATGCGCGGTGGCCAACAGCCTCATGGCCGTGGCCTGCGGCGCGGTGCATGTGCAGGGAACCATCAACGGGTTCGGCGAGCGCTGCGGCAACGCCAACCTCTGTTCCATCATTCCCGCCCTGAAGTTGAAGTTCAAGCACGACTGCATCAGCGATGAACAGCTCAAGACCCTGCGCGTCCTGTCACGTACCATCTATGAGCTGGCTAATCTCGTGCCCAACAAGCACCAGCCCTATGTGGGCAACTCGGCCTTCGCCCATAAGGGCGGCGTGCACGTTTCCGCCATTCAGCGCCACGCCGAAACCTACGAGCACATTCGTCCCGAACTGGTCGGCAACGTCACCCGCGTGCTGGTGTCCGATCTCTCCGGGCGCTCCAATATCCTCGCCAAGGCCGAGCAGTTCAACATCAATCTCGACAGCAAGGATCCTCTGACCCAGGAAATTCTTGAGAATATCAAGGATCTGGAGAACAAGGGCTTTCAGTTCGAAGGCGCCGAGGCCTCCTTTGAGCTGCTCATGCGCCGCGCCCTGGGCACCCTGCGGCCCTTCTTCTCGGTCATCGGCTTTCGCGTTCTCGACAGCAAGCGCGTCGAGGAAGAAAAGGCCCAGTCCGAGGCCACCGTGCAGGTCAAGGTCGGCGGGCGCATCGAGCATACCGCCGCCGAAGGCAACGGGCCCGTCAATGCTCTCGACCATGCGCTGCGCAAGGCGCTGGAAAGCTTCTATCCGCAACTGCGGGACATGCGCCTGCTCGACTACAAGGTGCGGGTGCTGCCCGCCGGCAAAGGCACGGCTTCGGTGACCCGCGTGCTCATCGAGTCGGGCGACAAAACCGGGCGCTGGGGCACCGTCGGCGTCAGCGACAACATCATCGATGCTTCCTATCAGGCGCTGATCGATGCCTTTCAGTACAAACTGGTCAAGGATCAGGAGAATGCCGAGTGA